In Fibrobacter sp. UWR3, the DNA window AGGAAACAAGCACGAGAATTGCGGCAAGAGGCATCGTAAACGCAGCCACGGAACTTGTCGCGCAGGTAAACACGAGAATGCCTGCACCCACGCCGAAAATTAGGCTCATGAAGATGAAGGCAGGCGTGTAGAAATAGTCACGTTCGCGCACTTCCATGTGGACTGGTTCCGGGAACGGGGCACGGAGCCCGCGCTGGGCAAACCCGCTCTCGATTTTCTTCCAGTTCACCCACGCCGGAGAATGCTCGTAAACGTCAATTTCCTTCTCGACCTTTGCAATGTCGCCCGCAGATGCACCGCGCTGGCGCATAGTTTCTACGCGCAGTTTGGCACGTTCGATATTCTGGCGGAGGTCAATCAAGTCGTTCGGATCGGGCACGGAGCCAATCTGTGCGCCCATGGAATTCAGGTCACCCACGTTACGGGTCATGACAGACACCCAGTAATCGTGCTCGCGGCCTTCCATGCGGGTACCGTCGGCAAAGTTGATGTAGAACAGGAGCCCCAGCGAGCAGAGCCCGTAAAGCACCGACGTAAATATGCCCAGATGCTTGTTGCGCCTGTAGATGAACACGCAGACAAGAACCAGAAGACCGTTAAAGATAAGGAATACGAAGAGTTGCTTGGGAATCTGGTCACCCATCATCGTCATCTGCGTCGGGAAATCATAGCCGAAGCGCTTCAGGGGCACGTTATCGCCCTTGTCGAAGGTGTAGACCCCGTTCGCATAGTTCACGCCACCCACCTTGTAGGGCAGGTACTGCGCCATCTGGTAACCACCGTAACTCATGTTCGGGAACGAGAGCACCTGGTGCGCCACCTGGGAACGGCGGTAGAACGCGCGGGTAAGCATGCTTTCGGAACCGTACTGCTTGCGCTCCACGAAGTTGTTGAACGCTTCCCAGTTCTGGCTCTTGAACAGGTTGCCGAGCTGCAGGTTGCCCTGCTCGTCACGGATGTTGATTTCGGGATTGTTCTCGTCGATAATCGGGTTCAATTCCGAACGGATAGGAATGTAGAGGTGCGTGCTGTAGCCAATCAGGGCAAAGAACGCAAATGCGAGGGAGAGTCGCACGGCATGGTTCACGTTCGCAGAGAACGGCTTTGCAAATGCAAGTATGGCAAGCAAGACAAGGCAAATAAAAGAAATCTCGATGAATGCCGAGACCATGTATATCACGGAGCAGAGGAGCGTTCCCGTAATCCAGATGGGCAGACGTTCCGGGATTTTCTTGGGCTGGGCAACGAGCAGGAGCACGAACACGGCTGGAACCGTAAGCATCGTGTAGAGGTGCGCGCCCACGCCGAGGAAGGCGATGTAGCAGATGAAAATCAGAATCTTGTCGCTGCCCTCTTCGTCGCGCTTCTTGTACCACACAAGTCCCAGGTACGAGATGAGCATCAAGATAAACATAGCGACGCCGTAGACTTCGGCTTCGACCGCATTGAACCAGAAGGTGTCGGAGAACGTGAGGAGGAAACCGGCCACGAGAGCGGCAGTACCGAGAACGATCGTGCGGACATTGCCGCTAATCTTGTCTGCAAGCCTATCAATGATAGTTTCACCATTCCGCGCAACGCTGGTCTTCACGGAATCGAGAACGGCGGCAAGGAGTTCCCAGGCAAAGAGGGCCGTCACATAGACCGTCGCCGCAGAACTGAACACCGAGATGTAGTTCACACGCTTCGCGATTTCTTCGACAAACGGGAGCAGCACGATGACCGCACGGGCGAAGAACACGAAGAAAGGCGTTCCAGGGGGGTGCGGGATGCCGAGGGTGTTAGCGCAGGCAACAAACTCGCCACAGTCCCAGAAGCTCACCGTGGGCGCCATGGTCAGCGCATACACGACAAGAGCGACAAGGCAGGAAATACCTGCAAATATGTGTTTCATCCATTTTTCCTTGAGCATGAACTATACTCCCTTATTCGCTTTAGATTTTTGAGTCGGCGTGGTTGCGACAATATTGTGTTTCTGCATGAACCCGGTAAGGAGTCCGTTCACAAAGGCACCCGAGCCATCCGTGCTGTACTTGGTCGCGATTTGCACCGCTTCGGAAATAGCCACCTTAATGGGGATATCGGGAACGTACAGGAGTTCGACCATCGCGATGCGCGACACAATGCGGTCGAGTTTCGCCATACGGTCAATTTCCCAGTGGGCCGATGCCGACTTGATATCCTCGTCGAGTTCATCCCTGTGTGCCTGCACCAGGTCGACAAGGTTCATTCCGTACTTTTTCTGTTCGTCGGCAAGAGGCTGGGATTCAAGAATACCCGGAAGCGCCTCCCCCGGAGTCTGGCCCGTAATTTCCATGGCATACAGGAGCTGCATGGCAAAAACGCGCGCGGGTCTGTAAGATATTTTCGGCATGATTAGATGACCTTGTAAAGGTTTGCCATTTCGACGGCGGTAGAGGCCCAGTTTGCACCGAGGTTACCCGCCTTGAGGCCAGCGCGGTTCATCGCCTGGTCAACGGTATCGGTCGTGAGGATTCCGAGAATCACGGGGAGCTTGCCTTCGGCAGCGATGCTTGCGACACCGCCGGTAGAAGCGTTCACCACCACGTCGTAGTGGCTGGTTTCGCCGCGGATTACGGCACCGATGGCCATCACTGCACTGTACTTCTTGGAATCGGCGAGCCTGCGGCAAACGCCCGGGAGTTCGAATGCGCCCGGAACGCGCACGACAGTCACGTCCTTGTCGGCAACACCCAGCAGTTCAAGCTGGCGGAGCGCCCCTTCCAGGAGCTTGTCGGTCACCACCTCGTTGAAGCGGGCGACCGCGATTGCAATCTTGAGGCCAGAGCCATTCAGGGAATTCTTGATTTCTTTAGCCATCTTATTTTTCCTCTTTCAAATTCTCTTCGGGCACCGCGCCATCGATATGCAGCTGGTGGCCCATCTTCTTCTGCTTGGTGAGCAGGTAGAACAGGTTTTCCTTGTTCGGCTTGATTTCTATGGGAACGCGCTCCACAATCTTGAGCCCGTAGGCGGTAATGCCCGAAATCTTGCTCG includes these proteins:
- the ribH gene encoding 6,7-dimethyl-8-ribityllumazine synthase — encoded protein: MAKEIKNSLNGSGLKIAIAVARFNEVVTDKLLEGALRQLELLGVADKDVTVVRVPGAFELPGVCRRLADSKKYSAVMAIGAVIRGETSHYDVVVNASTGGVASIAAEGKLPVILGILTTDTVDQAMNRAGLKAGNLGANWASTAVEMANLYKVI
- the nusB gene encoding transcription antitermination factor NusB, whose translation is MPKISYRPARVFAMQLLYAMEITGQTPGEALPGILESQPLADEQKKYGMNLVDLVQAHRDELDEDIKSASAHWEIDRMAKLDRIVSRIAMVELLYVPDIPIKVAISEAVQIATKYSTDGSGAFVNGLLTGFMQKHNIVATTPTQKSKANKGV
- a CDS encoding DUF2723 domain-containing protein, translating into MKHIFAGISCLVALVVYALTMAPTVSFWDCGEFVACANTLGIPHPPGTPFFVFFARAVIVLLPFVEEIAKRVNYISVFSSAATVYVTALFAWELLAAVLDSVKTSVARNGETIIDRLADKISGNVRTIVLGTAALVAGFLLTFSDTFWFNAVEAEVYGVAMFILMLISYLGLVWYKKRDEEGSDKILIFICYIAFLGVGAHLYTMLTVPAVFVLLLVAQPKKIPERLPIWITGTLLCSVIYMVSAFIEISFICLVLLAILAFAKPFSANVNHAVRLSLAFAFFALIGYSTHLYIPIRSELNPIIDENNPEINIRDEQGNLQLGNLFKSQNWEAFNNFVERKQYGSESMLTRAFYRRSQVAHQVLSFPNMSYGGYQMAQYLPYKVGGVNYANGVYTFDKGDNVPLKRFGYDFPTQMTMMGDQIPKQLFVFLIFNGLLVLVCVFIYRRNKHLGIFTSVLYGLCSLGLLFYINFADGTRMEGREHDYWVSVMTRNVGDLNSMGAQIGSVPDPNDLIDLRQNIERAKLRVETMRQRGASAGDIAKVEKEIDVYEHSPAWVNWKKIESGFAQRGLRAPFPEPVHMEVRERDYFYTPAFIFMSLIFGVGAGILVFTCATSSVAAFTMPLAAILVLVSFAVPCASNYKEHDRSGLWVPWDYAYNLLNSCRPNAILFTNGDNDTFPLWFAQEVAGIRKDVRVVNLSLGNTDWYIKQMLDNEPVLKLSYTHKTIDSDMVLDNSSYNNPNHATSTWVKNAQRLMPKLKERIDQMEGQQLSAADSAKLLQFKVHYQVWDAFTEWAARTRSSTMLTQHKLVIDLALQNMDKPIEISTTVGTSNFMGLEKYMVQEGLVYNLVKGDLEPKRNAFDAKYAADLIDTVFKFRGLGDGTAYINDETNRLLSSYVSLYLQISFDAREKIAALRASRPFTAEKKAQADSLTNAAIKYLELGQKQFSDEWRCYWAAAFVYDIVGEKQKAMDVLELGLKNVPEYDEGGRARLMMSKEQIKNSPEKPMVVEEPAADTAQPDSASADSNPVVAAAN